CCCGTTCCTGGTGCCAGCCTCGTTGCCGCTGGAAGATCTTATGAGGAGAGTTCCCGCACTTTTGCGATATTCCCGCGGTCGTCCCGCCGGTCATCAACCGGGGTCTCGCAGACGAGCGGTAGTGCAGTAAAGACCGGATTATGCAGGATGTGCCGGAACCCTTCCTCGCCGATGAAACCCATGCCGATATGCTCGTGCCGGTCAAGGCCGCTGCCTTTCTCCCCCTTGGTGTCATTGAGGTGTATCACCTTAAGGTTTTTCAGGCCGATCTGTTCGTCGAATTGCCCGAGAGTATCATCAATCCCCTCCACGGTCCGGAGATCGTAGCCTGCGGCAAACGCGTGGCAGGTATCGAAACAGACGCCGATGCGCTTGGTGTCGGCAAGGCCTTCAAGGATTCCCCGTATGTGCTCGAAGCTGCTCCCGACACTGTTCTTCTCACCTGCGGTGTTCTCGAGGATGAGCATAGTCCTGCTCCCGGATGCTGCAAGGGCAGAGTCGATGGCCCGGATCACCCGCTCCCTACCGCCGGCCATGCCGTCGCCAAGATGGTGACCCAGGTGGGTAACGAGGTACGGGATGCCAAGCGTCCCGCACCGGTCCAGTTCAGAAGTGAGGGTTGCAACCGATTTCTCATACACCTCAGCTTTTGGGGAGGCGAGGTTCGGGAGGTAGGGCATGTGGTCAACCGGGATGATGCCGGTGGTTTTGATCTTCCTGCGGAAGAGCTCAACGATCTCATCGGAAAGCGGGGGATAGTTCCAGCCCCGGGGATTGCGCGAGAACATCTGGAAGACATCGCACCCTGCATCCAATGCCCGGTCCACCGCGAGATCGAGCGAGCCCGCGATCGAGACATGGACCCCGACTTTTACCATATGGTTTCTCCCTGCATGGTACCTGATCATCCGGCGCAGGGAGTATTAGGGATTGTGATCGGGGCAGGGTAGAACAGCTGCGTCGGGACGGTTCGCAATCCTGCCGGTACCGGTCCTGAAAGACCGGGTTTTTATCCTTGCAGGGATATGATCCCAGGATGAATTACCTGTACACGCTCCT
Above is a window of uncultured Methanoregula sp. DNA encoding:
- a CDS encoding deoxyribonuclease IV, with product MVKVGVHVSIAGSLDLAVDRALDAGCDVFQMFSRNPRGWNYPPLSDEIVELFRRKIKTTGIIPVDHMPYLPNLASPKAEVYEKSVATLTSELDRCGTLGIPYLVTHLGHHLGDGMAGGRERVIRAIDSALAASGSRTMLILENTAGEKNSVGSSFEHIRGILEGLADTKRIGVCFDTCHAFAAGYDLRTVEGIDDTLGQFDEQIGLKNLKVIHLNDTKGEKGSGLDRHEHIGMGFIGEEGFRHILHNPVFTALPLVCETPVDDRRDDRGNIAKVRELSS